A genomic window from Bacillota bacterium includes:
- a CDS encoding long-chain fatty acid--CoA ligase, with protein MLVSDFILHSLDKFSDRTAVIFQDKIVTYSEYAERIGQLAAGLKSLGLKPGEYVAILMPNHLEFATTYWSLNFVGAPVVPVNPLLKGPEIRHILQDSGAVAIITVAPFAPLIQSLHEHLPALRNIIVVGETSSDNQIEYRKLFSFSPDLTPPPLDQNDVSACLFTSGTTGKPKGVMLTHKNLVFDTQKVTEAIGVDYRERYLGVLPFYHAFAGTVCLLAPACTGASVVITEKFLPKATVENIKKHEITIFPAVPAMYAAILQAAKHAKPEDLSSLRMFVSGGSAMPLQIMRTLEKKYGVIVLEGNGPTETSPISYVNRLELRKHGSVGPPLPGVQVKIVDENDNQLPLNTVGEITVQGDNVMKGYLNQPEATAESIRGGWFHTGDLGMVDEDNYVYIVDRKKDMIIVGGFNVYPREVEEVFYSHPAVAEVAVVGVADEMRGEIPKAYVALKPGHQATSKELIKLCRENLANYKCPRQVEFRHELPKGANGKILKRVLKEGF; from the coding sequence ATGCTGGTAAGTGACTTTATTTTACACAGCCTGGATAAATTTTCTGATCGCACTGCCGTGATCTTTCAAGATAAAATAGTAACATACTCGGAATATGCTGAAAGAATCGGGCAACTGGCGGCAGGGCTCAAATCATTGGGGCTAAAGCCCGGAGAGTACGTGGCAATCTTAATGCCTAACCACCTGGAATTCGCTACAACATACTGGTCACTGAATTTTGTGGGAGCACCCGTGGTACCCGTTAACCCGCTCCTTAAGGGGCCGGAAATAAGACATATACTTCAGGATAGCGGAGCCGTAGCAATTATCACCGTTGCACCCTTTGCACCGCTTATCCAATCCTTGCACGAGCACCTGCCCGCACTGCGCAACATAATCGTAGTTGGCGAGACATCCAGTGATAACCAAATTGAATACCGTAAATTGTTTAGTTTCTCGCCGGACTTAACTCCCCCACCTTTAGACCAAAATGACGTCTCGGCCTGTTTATTCACCTCGGGTACCACAGGCAAGCCTAAAGGAGTTATGTTAACTCACAAGAACCTAGTTTTTGATACCCAAAAGGTCACTGAAGCTATTGGAGTGGATTACCGCGAGCGTTACTTAGGTGTGCTTCCTTTCTATCATGCATTTGCCGGAACTGTTTGTTTACTTGCCCCGGCATGTACCGGCGCCTCAGTTGTCATTACAGAGAAATTTTTACCAAAGGCCACAGTGGAAAATATTAAAAAACATGAAATTACCATCTTCCCGGCTGTACCGGCGATGTATGCAGCAATTCTGCAGGCTGCAAAGCATGCAAAACCTGAAGACCTGTCTTCATTACGCATGTTCGTTTCGGGTGGCTCGGCTATGCCTTTGCAAATAATGCGCACACTGGAAAAAAAATATGGAGTTATTGTACTGGAAGGGAACGGGCCCACAGAGACATCCCCTATTTCGTATGTAAACCGCTTAGAACTACGTAAACACGGTTCAGTTGGTCCCCCTCTCCCCGGAGTACAGGTAAAGATTGTTGATGAAAACGATAATCAACTTCCGCTTAATACAGTCGGTGAAATAACTGTCCAAGGCGATAATGTCATGAAAGGCTATTTAAACCAACCCGAGGCAACTGCCGAAAGCATACGTGGCGGTTGGTTTCATACCGGGGATCTGGGGATGGTCGATGAAGATAATTACGTTTATATAGTAGACAGAAAAAAAGATATGATTATTGTTGGCGGTTTCAATGTATACCCCCGGGAAGTGGAAGAAGTATTTTACAGTCACCCGGCAGTAGCAGAAGTGGCCGTGGTGGGAGTGGCTGATGAAATGCGAGGCGAAATTCCAAAGGCCTATGTAGCGTTAAAACCAGGACACCAAGCTACTTCTAAAGAACTAATCAAACTTTGCCGTGAAAACCTGGCCAATTATAAATGCCCTCGCCAGGTTGAATTTAGACATGAGCTTCCCAAAGGGGCTAACGGGAAAATATTAAAAAGAGTGCTTAAAGAGGGATTTTAG
- a CDS encoding aspartate carbamoyltransferase catalytic subunit, with the protein MRVFYAFFLKIIRGVIDLTLQGKDLLGLLHKTESEIEYILDTALPMKEIISRPLKKVPTLRGRTIVNVFYEPSTRTRTSFELAAKYLSADSVNISGSASSVVKGESLVDTARTVKALGADIIVVRHAMAGAAELMARTVSASVINAGDGAHEHPSQALLDMFTVREAKGTLKGLEVAIIGDITHSRVARSDIWGFSRMGARVRVCGPPTMIPHGIDTMGCKIIDKVEDALEGADVVIVLRIQRERQQQGLFPGLREYASVYGINRKRLGLADPDALLMHPGPINRGVELTGEVADGQQSLIETQVTNGVAVRMAILYLLAGGGDANVPVD; encoded by the coding sequence ATGCGAGTTTTTTATGCTTTTTTTTTGAAAATTATAAGGGGGGTAATTGATTTGACCCTGCAGGGAAAAGATCTTTTAGGGTTACTTCATAAAACGGAATCTGAAATTGAATATATTTTAGATACCGCCTTACCAATGAAAGAAATAATATCCCGGCCTTTAAAGAAGGTTCCTACCCTCAGGGGACGGACCATAGTAAATGTTTTTTATGAACCAAGCACCCGTACCCGTACATCTTTTGAGCTTGCTGCCAAGTATCTGAGTGCGGACAGTGTAAACATCTCGGGATCTGCCAGTAGTGTTGTTAAAGGTGAAAGCCTGGTGGATACTGCGCGAACGGTAAAAGCTCTGGGGGCGGACATAATAGTGGTGCGACATGCTATGGCTGGTGCGGCGGAATTAATGGCTCGTACAGTTTCCGCTTCGGTGATTAATGCCGGAGACGGAGCTCATGAGCATCCCAGTCAGGCATTATTGGATATGTTTACTGTGCGGGAGGCCAAAGGTACTTTAAAAGGACTTGAGGTGGCCATTATAGGAGATATTACCCACAGCAGGGTTGCCCGGTCAGATATTTGGGGGTTTTCTAGAATGGGGGCACGGGTAAGGGTCTGTGGACCTCCCACTATGATCCCGCACGGCATTGATACTATGGGGTGTAAGATTATTGATAAGGTTGAAGATGCCCTGGAAGGTGCTGATGTTGTTATTGTATTGCGCATTCAAAGGGAGCGCCAGCAGCAGGGACTTTTCCCGGGTCTGAGAGAATATGCCAGCGTGTACGGGATAAACAGAAAGCGCCTTGGGCTGGCCGACCCGGATGCATTGTTAATGCACCCGGGTCCCATCAACCGGGGTGTGGAGCTAACCGGTGAGGTAGCGGACGGGCAGCAATCGCTGATAGAAACGCAAGTGACTAATGGAGTGGCGGTACGCATGGCCATTTTATACCTCTTAGCTGGAGGAGGAGATGCAAATGTCCCTGTTGATTAA
- a CDS encoding DUF362 domain-containing protein codes for MWRFVLSKVSIVSCSNYELELVKHSVRTCVDNLGGIKKFVYPGQKVLLKINLLAGTPPEKAVTTHPAVVSALAELVREAGAHPLVADSPGPVPYTTGGLKRVYRAAGFLEPEKQGVFELNWDTSVAGLSYNSGKIIKRFEVIKPVLDADVVIAVPKLKTHMFTTFTGATKILFGVIPGFSKAGYHAKLQTGEQFAEMLLDIIGAVQPALFIMDGILALEGDGPGLHGQPRSVGVVLGASDPVAMDAAACKIIGINPLEVPMLRVAADRGWWDGNVDGNIDGNNDSLEVVGEPLENVVVEGFKRPSHVARDARGLDRLPWFKRIWSPVAKQALTPRPVPDGNRCTGCATCSRVCPQKAVTIFKGKAVVRDRACIRCYCCHEMCPEAAVDLKYGLTGKVLYRLGLLGGT; via the coding sequence TTGTGGAGGTTTGTGTTGAGTAAAGTAAGTATCGTTTCCTGCAGTAACTATGAATTAGAACTAGTAAAGCATTCGGTAAGAACATGTGTTGACAATTTGGGTGGTATCAAAAAGTTTGTTTACCCCGGGCAAAAGGTGCTTTTGAAGATTAATTTGCTTGCCGGTACTCCGCCGGAAAAGGCGGTAACTACCCATCCTGCAGTAGTCAGTGCTCTTGCCGAACTGGTTCGTGAGGCTGGCGCACACCCTCTGGTGGCGGATAGTCCCGGTCCGGTGCCATATACAACGGGAGGTTTAAAGAGGGTTTACCGGGCAGCGGGTTTTCTTGAACCGGAAAAGCAAGGCGTGTTTGAGCTCAATTGGGACACATCTGTTGCCGGGCTAAGTTATAACAGTGGGAAAATAATTAAACGCTTCGAAGTTATTAAGCCTGTTTTGGATGCTGATGTGGTCATCGCGGTTCCCAAACTGAAAACCCATATGTTTACTACTTTTACCGGGGCGACAAAAATCCTTTTCGGAGTTATTCCTGGCTTTTCCAAAGCCGGTTACCATGCCAAACTGCAAACCGGAGAACAGTTTGCGGAAATGCTTTTGGATATCATTGGGGCTGTGCAGCCGGCATTATTCATTATGGACGGTATATTGGCTCTTGAGGGTGACGGTCCTGGGCTGCACGGTCAGCCACGGTCGGTGGGAGTTGTTCTGGGGGCAAGCGACCCTGTGGCCATGGATGCCGCAGCCTGTAAGATTATAGGCATTAACCCTTTGGAAGTCCCCATGTTAAGAGTTGCAGCCGACAGGGGATGGTGGGACGGCAACGTTGACGGGAACATTGACGGGAACAATGATAGTTTGGAAGTTGTGGGTGAACCTCTGGAAAATGTGGTGGTAGAAGGGTTTAAAAGGCCCTCTCATGTGGCCCGCGATGCCAGGGGGTTGGACCGGCTGCCGTGGTTTAAGCGTATTTGGTCCCCTGTCGCAAAGCAGGCGCTTACTCCCCGCCCCGTGCCTGATGGTAATCGCTGTACGGGGTGTGCTACATGTTCCAGGGTGTGCCCACAAAAGGCTGTAACCATTTTCAAAGGCAAAGCTGTCGTAAGAGACCGGGCCTGTATACGGTGTTACTGTTGCCACGAAATGTGTCCGGAAGCGGCGGTTGATTTAAAGTACGGTTTAACAGGTAAAGTATTGTATCGCCTGGGGCTTTTGGGAGGTACATAG
- a CDS encoding DUF2619 domain-containing protein, which produces MFHVFDKIVFSMAAVRILSASIEFTAALLMLYFGRVETAFKINSVLALVGPTILITVTTLGLVGLAGKVSPASMVMIVTGVGLIFMGIHKM; this is translated from the coding sequence ATGTTTCATGTTTTTGACAAAATAGTTTTTTCAATGGCCGCGGTGCGTATATTATCGGCAAGCATCGAATTTACTGCCGCCCTGTTGATGTTGTATTTTGGTCGTGTGGAGACGGCTTTCAAGATAAATTCAGTTTTAGCACTTGTCGGACCAACTATCCTGATTACTGTTACTACCTTGGGTTTGGTAGGACTGGCCGGAAAGGTTTCCCCTGCTTCTATGGTCATGATTGTCACCGGAGTGGGACTAATTTTTATGGGCATACATAAGATGTAA
- the carA gene encoding glutamine-hydrolyzing carbamoyl-phosphate synthase small subunit translates to MKAILALEDGTFFEGKAFGAEGERWGEAVFNTGMTGYQEVLTDPSYCGQIVVMTYPLIGNYGINRIDYEAAASFVRGFVVREECDRPSNWRASYRIEDFLAKEGVVGISGVDTRALTRHLRNFGTMRAVISTETGNIEELIAKARTCPDFSEQEMVPEVAAKESYTISGDGPRVVLVDFGSKQNIIRRLKGRRCEIVVVSPYIKKEEIMNLNPHGVFLSNGPGDPANVPYAIDTTKELVGKVPMFGICLGHQVIALALGAKTYKMKFGHRGANHPVKDLITGKVYITSHNHGFSVDEESLKGLDVSVTHRNLNDDTVEGIRHNNLPIMAIQYHPEASPGPQESDYLFDDFMDLMQQREGK, encoded by the coding sequence ATGAAGGCAATATTAGCCTTGGAAGACGGAACATTTTTTGAAGGTAAGGCCTTCGGAGCAGAGGGTGAACGGTGGGGAGAAGCGGTTTTTAATACAGGTATGACCGGGTACCAAGAGGTTCTCACCGATCCTTCTTATTGCGGTCAGATTGTTGTAATGACCTACCCGCTCATAGGTAACTATGGTATTAACAGAATTGACTATGAGGCTGCAGCTTCCTTTGTACGTGGGTTTGTGGTTCGGGAGGAATGTGACCGCCCTAGTAACTGGCGTGCCAGCTACAGGATTGAAGATTTTTTAGCCAAAGAGGGAGTTGTAGGGATATCCGGGGTAGATACCCGTGCTCTTACCAGGCACCTCCGCAATTTCGGTACTATGCGTGCCGTGATCAGTACTGAAACCGGGAACATTGAGGAATTAATTGCAAAGGCACGCACCTGTCCTGATTTTAGCGAGCAGGAAATGGTGCCGGAAGTGGCCGCAAAGGAATCTTACACTATATCCGGAGATGGGCCTAGAGTGGTTTTGGTTGACTTCGGGTCCAAGCAAAACATTATTCGCAGGCTAAAGGGGCGGCGTTGTGAAATTGTTGTGGTATCGCCGTACATCAAAAAGGAAGAGATTATGAACCTTAATCCTCACGGGGTATTCTTATCCAACGGGCCCGGCGACCCGGCGAATGTGCCTTATGCCATAGATACAACTAAGGAGCTTGTGGGCAAAGTGCCCATGTTTGGTATATGTCTGGGACATCAGGTTATTGCTCTGGCCCTGGGCGCAAAAACTTATAAAATGAAGTTCGGACACCGCGGGGCAAACCACCCGGTAAAGGACTTAATTACCGGAAAGGTTTATATTACATCACACAATCACGGATTTTCCGTAGATGAAGAGAGCTTAAAGGGATTGGATGTTTCGGTTACACACCGTAATTTAAATGATGACACCGTAGAAGGGATCAGGCACAATAACTTACCCATAATGGCAATCCAATATCACCCCGAGGCCTCTCCCGGGCCTCAAGAATCGGATTACCTTTTCGATGATTTTATGGATTTAATGCAACAGAGGGAGGGCAAATAA
- a CDS encoding FAD-binding protein has product MELLDLHADILVIGGGLAGLSAALQARQAGCKVIVAAKGKIGRSGNTIMARNSIAAVLDNKGNKDSIARHIKDTMAGGDYLNDEKLVAVLAGEAPEAVNWLMQHRVPFLCEEGHVIVKGSPGHSAKRVLTVDGSALKSQKTPGLAITGPLTQEAKKQGIEMLENVLITSLLNKGGEIIGACGLDRRRERAFTINSRGVILACGGAGSLYPFTTNTADVTGDGYALASEAGAKLKDLEFIQFHPCVTIDSPRLVLSTAPFYDGAILTNNFGEQYMYQYSVQGNMATRDVMAQASFSEINAGRGTGRKAVFMDFGGVEPGFMASKYADIKDYLQGKLKVEVAPAAHFEMGGVVIDDHCNTTLPGLYACGEVAGGVHGANRLAANALTEAVVFGLRAGKHAAAEVLRHRSGKCDENQSVQLQCKKQQFSEFLPAHHESNAFRLITQELCRLMGRHVSVVRYKAGLQKALNEIEIMQERINQTEPHDYRQLLDYHQVKLMLLSGYLISQAALQREESKGAHYRADSIMNSEY; this is encoded by the coding sequence ATGGAACTACTTGATTTACATGCGGATATCTTAGTAATCGGCGGTGGTTTAGCCGGACTGTCTGCGGCGCTCCAAGCAAGGCAGGCAGGATGCAAAGTTATTGTTGCAGCCAAAGGGAAAATCGGGCGTAGCGGTAACACTATCATGGCTCGCAACAGTATAGCTGCTGTATTGGATAATAAGGGAAATAAAGATTCCATTGCCCGGCATATTAAGGACACCATGGCCGGAGGTGATTACCTCAATGATGAGAAACTGGTAGCTGTGCTGGCAGGGGAGGCACCAGAGGCAGTAAACTGGCTTATGCAACACCGGGTGCCATTTTTATGCGAAGAAGGACATGTTATTGTCAAAGGTTCGCCCGGACATAGCGCCAAAAGAGTTTTGACGGTGGACGGAAGCGCATTAAAGTCGCAGAAGACTCCGGGACTGGCTATAACCGGGCCGTTAACGCAGGAAGCAAAAAAACAGGGTATAGAGATGTTGGAAAATGTGCTTATTACTTCCTTACTCAATAAAGGTGGAGAAATAATAGGTGCTTGCGGTTTAGACCGGCGGCGGGAAAGGGCTTTTACCATAAATTCCCGTGGCGTTATTTTAGCCTGTGGCGGCGCGGGTTCGCTCTACCCTTTTACCACCAACACGGCGGATGTCACCGGAGACGGGTATGCATTGGCCAGTGAGGCCGGGGCCAAACTCAAAGATTTGGAGTTTATCCAATTTCATCCCTGTGTGACTATTGATAGCCCAAGATTGGTTTTATCTACAGCGCCCTTCTATGACGGGGCCATATTAACGAACAATTTCGGTGAACAATACATGTATCAATACTCTGTGCAGGGGAATATGGCCACAAGGGATGTTATGGCGCAAGCCAGTTTTTCTGAAATTAATGCCGGGCGAGGTACGGGCCGAAAAGCTGTTTTTATGGACTTTGGTGGTGTGGAACCGGGTTTTATGGCATCGAAATATGCTGATATAAAGGATTATCTGCAAGGGAAGCTCAAAGTGGAAGTAGCCCCGGCCGCCCATTTTGAAATGGGTGGTGTTGTTATCGATGACCACTGCAACACAACTTTGCCGGGACTGTATGCCTGCGGGGAAGTTGCCGGAGGTGTGCATGGGGCTAATCGTTTGGCTGCCAATGCTCTTACAGAAGCAGTGGTTTTTGGGCTACGCGCCGGAAAACATGCCGCTGCCGAAGTCTTACGCCATCGCTCGGGAAAATGCGATGAAAATCAGTCAGTACAGTTACAATGCAAAAAACAACAGTTTAGCGAATTCTTGCCTGCCCACCACGAAAGTAATGCTTTTCGGCTCATCACGCAAGAGCTGTGCCGGTTAATGGGAAGGCACGTGAGTGTGGTAAGGTATAAGGCAGGGCTTCAGAAAGCCTTAAATGAAATTGAAATCATGCAAGAAAGGATAAACCAAACCGAACCTCACGATTACCGGCAGTTGCTTGATTACCACCAAGTAAAATTAATGCTACTCAGCGGTTATCTGATCTCACAAGCGGCTTTACAACGGGAGGAAAGCAAAGGGGCTCATTATCGTGCGGATTCCATAATGAATAGTGAATACTAA
- a CDS encoding dihydroorotase, with product MSLLIKNGIIIDPCAETRTVKDILVEHEKIALVGENLTTTDAEVLDATDKLVTPGLVDMHVHLREPGFEAKETVQTGTLAALKGGFTSVACMPNTYPVADNAPVIRYILGRAQEAGNAKVYPVGAITKNSEGSELAPMAELKEAGAVAFSDDGKPVSNSAVMRRAMEYAHMLDAVIISHCEESSLAGGVMHEGTISTMLGLKGIPSAAEEVMVARDVILAQLTGCRLHIAHVSTAGSVQIIREAKSRGIKVTAETTPHHFTLTHDYVHGYDTATKVNPPLRAAEDVEAILAGLADGTIDVIATDHAPHTEEEKNVEYDLAPFGLVGLETAVGLVWSQLVLPGFLTAEQAVAKLSLNPARILGVPAGSLEVGAPADITIIEPQQEWEVNPESFASKGKNTPFAGRKLTGKPVMTLVNGTRF from the coding sequence ATGTCCCTGTTGATTAAAAACGGTATTATTATTGATCCGTGCGCTGAAACCCGTACAGTTAAAGATATATTGGTGGAACACGAAAAAATTGCTTTGGTGGGCGAAAACCTGACCACCACGGACGCAGAGGTGTTAGATGCCACGGATAAGCTGGTTACCCCCGGTTTAGTGGACATGCATGTTCATCTCAGGGAACCGGGTTTTGAGGCTAAAGAAACTGTACAAACGGGTACTCTGGCAGCGTTAAAGGGTGGCTTTACTTCAGTTGCCTGTATGCCCAATACTTATCCGGTGGCAGATAATGCACCTGTTATCCGGTATATACTGGGCCGGGCCCAGGAAGCTGGAAATGCCAAGGTTTATCCTGTAGGGGCCATTACCAAGAACAGCGAGGGCAGTGAATTGGCACCAATGGCTGAGCTGAAGGAAGCGGGTGCCGTTGCTTTTTCAGATGACGGCAAGCCTGTATCCAATTCAGCAGTAATGCGCAGGGCCATGGAATATGCCCATATGTTGGATGCCGTAATCATTTCGCATTGTGAAGAAAGCAGTCTCGCGGGAGGAGTTATGCATGAGGGAACTATTTCCACCATGCTTGGTTTAAAAGGGATTCCTTCTGCCGCTGAAGAGGTTATGGTGGCCCGGGATGTTATTCTGGCCCAGTTAACCGGGTGCCGCCTTCATATTGCTCATGTCAGTACTGCCGGATCAGTGCAAATTATACGGGAAGCAAAGAGCCGGGGGATTAAAGTTACGGCCGAGACAACGCCACACCATTTTACTCTCACCCATGACTATGTGCATGGTTATGATACAGCCACCAAGGTTAACCCTCCACTGCGGGCGGCTGAGGATGTTGAGGCTATCTTAGCGGGGTTGGCAGACGGAACAATTGATGTGATTGCCACTGACCATGCGCCTCATACGGAGGAAGAGAAAAATGTAGAATACGATTTGGCTCCCTTTGGTTTGGTAGGGCTGGAGACCGCAGTTGGGTTAGTATGGAGCCAGTTAGTGCTACCCGGATTTTTGACCGCGGAGCAGGCAGTGGCCAAATTAAGCCTCAACCCGGCACGCATACTGGGGGTCCCTGCGGGAAGTCTGGAAGTGGGAGCACCTGCAGATATTACAATAATTGAACCCCAGCAAGAATGGGAAGTGAACCCTGAATCGTTTGCAAGTAAAGGCAAAAATACACCCTTTGCCGGCCGAAAGTTGACCGGAAAACCGGTAATGACACTGGTAAACGGGACTAGATTTTAG
- the pyrR gene encoding bifunctional pyr operon transcriptional regulator/uracil phosphoribosyltransferase PyrR, translating into MREKANIMDYQGIGRALTRIAHEIIERNKGTDNLVIIGIRRRGVPLASRLADRIKEIEGSLVPVGVLDITLYRDDLSTLSQQPVVHQTEVKFSVQDKKVVLVDDVLYTGRTIRAALDAIIDLGRPSVIQLAALVDRGHRELPIRADYVGKNVPTSRKEVIAVQLEEIDGEDGVLILENG; encoded by the coding sequence ATGCGTGAAAAGGCGAATATAATGGATTACCAAGGAATCGGCAGGGCTCTTACCCGGATTGCGCATGAAATTATAGAGCGTAACAAGGGTACCGATAACCTGGTGATAATCGGTATACGGCGACGTGGCGTACCGTTAGCCTCACGCTTGGCGGATCGCATCAAGGAAATAGAGGGAAGTTTAGTACCGGTGGGAGTATTGGATATAACGCTTTACCGGGATGACCTTTCAACTCTCAGCCAGCAGCCTGTGGTACATCAGACGGAAGTTAAGTTTTCTGTGCAGGATAAAAAAGTGGTACTGGTGGATGATGTGTTGTATACCGGCAGAACCATTCGGGCAGCACTTGATGCCATAATAGACTTAGGCAGGCCCAGTGTTATCCAGCTGGCCGCCCTTGTGGACAGAGGACACCGAGAATTACCCATTAGAGCCGATTATGTAGGAAAGAACGTTCCCACATCTCGCAAGGAAGTAATTGCAGTGCAGTTAGAGGAAATCGACGGCGAGGATGGGGTATTAATATTGGAAAATGGTTAG
- a CDS encoding heavy-metal-associated domain-containing protein → MEFTTFKISNMCSEEDKVNVMNALHKYSGVLDIAVDTSSQLVRVDYDPRNILLEDLKSEIAKGNYQVSVLNP, encoded by the coding sequence GTGGAATTCACAACATTTAAAATCAGCAACATGTGCAGTGAGGAGGATAAAGTAAACGTAATGAATGCTTTGCACAAGTATTCAGGAGTATTGGATATCGCGGTGGATACAAGTTCCCAGCTTGTACGAGTGGATTATGACCCGAGAAACATTTTGCTGGAAGATCTGAAAAGTGAAATTGCCAAGGGGAATTATCAAGTTTCCGTATTAAACCCGTAG
- a CDS encoding MFS transporter codes for MVLGNSMIIPVLPQIKEALDISQFKVSLIITLFSVPAGIIIPFAGFLSDRFGRKKVIIPGLVLYGLGGIVAGVSYWILGQNSYALLIAGRILQGFGAAGTAPIAMALTGDIFTGKERSRSLGIIEAANGFGKVASPILGALIGLITWFATFLFFPILIVPVLIGLWLLVKEPQGNQSDMAIGQYIKSFVKVFEQKAGMLIACFVAGMTALLLLFGVLFFLSDYLEKTYGLTGVIKGAALAVPVLFMSSSSFVTGMVIKRKVVLMKWLVVIGLTLIALSLGLLGAFQNTYLFFGMISLAGIGTGLVLPCLNTLITSAVKSERRGLITSLYGSVRFFGVAAGPPIFGLLMGLGRTPMFWTATGLAIAAAIVSLVLIRASEITKAGEYPKVEEVARELPVIIPEFIFQPARKPEPDPK; via the coding sequence ATGGTACTGGGCAATTCAATGATCATACCGGTTCTGCCACAGATTAAAGAGGCCCTTGACATCAGCCAATTTAAAGTAAGTTTGATTATTACACTCTTCTCGGTACCCGCAGGAATAATTATTCCCTTTGCCGGCTTTTTGTCAGACCGTTTCGGCAGAAAAAAAGTGATTATTCCCGGGCTGGTTTTATATGGACTGGGCGGAATAGTGGCCGGGGTGTCATATTGGATATTGGGGCAAAATTCCTACGCCCTGCTGATTGCCGGGCGAATCCTGCAGGGCTTTGGGGCGGCAGGAACTGCCCCCATTGCCATGGCCCTCACCGGAGACATTTTTACCGGCAAAGAACGCAGCAGGTCCCTAGGTATTATCGAGGCTGCCAACGGTTTTGGAAAGGTCGCCAGCCCTATTCTGGGTGCGTTGATCGGACTAATCACCTGGTTTGCCACATTTCTCTTTTTCCCTATACTAATTGTCCCGGTACTCATTGGGTTATGGCTATTGGTCAAGGAACCACAAGGCAACCAATCAGACATGGCCATTGGACAGTATATAAAATCCTTTGTAAAAGTATTCGAACAAAAAGCCGGTATGCTGATAGCATGTTTTGTCGCCGGCATGACCGCCCTGTTACTGCTCTTCGGAGTTCTATTTTTTCTCAGCGACTACCTGGAAAAGACATATGGGCTGACTGGTGTAATCAAAGGTGCGGCACTTGCGGTCCCGGTTCTTTTTATGAGTTCTTCTTCTTTTGTCACGGGCATGGTCATTAAAAGAAAAGTTGTTTTAATGAAATGGCTTGTTGTTATTGGGCTCACATTGATTGCCCTATCACTGGGGCTGCTTGGCGCATTCCAAAACACCTATCTTTTCTTTGGCATGATTTCCCTGGCCGGTATAGGAACCGGACTTGTCTTACCCTGCTTGAATACCTTAATAACCAGTGCTGTCAAATCAGAACGACGGGGGTTAATTACTTCACTCTATGGAAGCGTGCGTTTTTTCGGTGTTGCCGCGGGACCGCCTATATTTGGCCTTCTGATGGGGCTGGGTAGGACACCAATGTTTTGGACAGCTACTGGATTGGCAATTGCTGCCGCCATAGTCTCTTTGGTTTTAATACGCGCCTCTGAAATCACAAAAGCCGGTGAGTATCCAAAGGTTGAAGAAGTGGCCCGGGAATTACCGGTGATCATTCCCGAATTCATTTTTCAGCCGGCCCGCAAGCCGGAACCGGATCCTAAATAA